The nucleotide window TGTTCTTTTTGATAATTTTGCATTAGATTTACACCTTACCTTAGTTCTAACTATTATTATAACTAAGTTATTTAAAAAATTAAGCAATTTATATTAAATTTTTTAAAAATTGAATTGCTTTAGACGTCAACATCCGTCCTCGTGGAGTTTTCAATAAATAACCTTTTTTTAATAAAAATGGTTCCAAATTATTAGTAATTGTTAAAAGAGGTTCGTTTAAAATTTGACCTAATGTCCCTAAACCAACTGGTTTTTGTTGAAAAAGATAATATATATGTTTTAAATAATTAACTTCATTTCATTCTAATCCATCTTGAAATACTTTTAAATTAGTTAAAATTTCAGTTAAAAAGGCAAGATCAATTGAACGAGAACTAATAACTAAATAGTCATATATCCGATAAAATAACCGCAAAGTGGTTCGGGGATTATTACGAGTATAACTTGTTAATAATTCTAATTCATTAACTGTTAAAGATAGTCCAACTTGCAAAAATAAGTTATTTAAAATTTGCTGAATTTCTAAATTACTATATTCTTCAAAATAAAAAACAGTTGTAAAACGATTTAATAATGGTTGCGGAATTTGATATAACAAAGTTGTCGCCGCTAAAAAAGTAAACGGTGGTAATGATAATGTCACATTTTTAGTATTATAATCTTTTCCTAAAATTAAGTTTAAACAATTATCTTCTAGAACTGGATATAAAGTTTCACTCACTTCTTGACTAATTGCATGAATTTCATCAATAAAAACTAAATCAAAAGTTTTAATTTGCATTAAACAAGTAATTAAATCACTTGGTTTTTGCAAATTTGGGCCATGTAAAAGATGTAATTTTTGTTTTAACAAATTTGCAATTAAATATCCTAAACTTGTTTTTCCCATTCCACTGCCGCCAATAAAGAGCATATGTTTTAAAGGTAATTGTTGTTTTTGACTAGCTGCTATCATAATTTTTAAATTTATTTTAATGCTTTCTTGACCAATATATGTTTCAAAATTATCGGGGCGAAAATTAAGTGACTGCATTTTTGCTTATTGCTGTTAAAACTATTTTTAAATATTGGTCAAGTTGCGTTGGTGGTTGCTTAATTGCATTAATTGTTTGATAAATAGTTGTTAAAGAATAACCTAATGTTTTTAAACAATTAATAACTTTGTTTTGTAAATTATTATATTTTTTTGTGAAATAAATTTTTTGTAATGCATTAAATAAAATTCGACCACTATGAACTTTTAATCCCCGTAATTGTTCAATTTTATGCAAATTATTTTGTTGCACTAAAGTTAACAAATCTTCTACACTAATTTGTTGTAATAATTTAACAGCAGTTTTAACTCCAATTGTTGGTATTGCTAATAAATCACAAAAAATTTTTTTTGTTGCTAAATCTAAAAAACCATATCATTGAAAATAATCTTCTACTATTAAAAAAGTATATAATTTAATCTGCATTGCTTTTTTAAACTCAAATAATTTATTTGTAACTAAATTAATTTCATAACCATAATTATTATGTTCTAAATAAATTAAATTTGCATTAATATCCTGAACTGTTCCACAAATTGAAGCATACATCTTACCTTCCTCCTATCTTAAATTAACTTGCAAATTGCAGGAAATCCTTTTTAAAAATAAAAAAAACTCATAAATAATAATGAGTTTAAAAATTAAGCGTTGTTATACTGTTCATTTTACTTTTAAAGAAAATTGGGTTGTTCCTTTATAAAGGCTTGATTTATCCGCTAAAATAACTAATTGTATATTAGAGGTTTCACCTGGTGTTTTATTAACAGTATCATTGATTCTTAAAATTAAATTTCTATCAGTGTTAACCGCTTCTAACAAGGCTAATTGATTTGGTGATAACTTACCTTGAATTGCTGAATTTGCTAAAACAGCTTCTAAAATATCATTTGGGATATCACTTTTAATATCAACAGAATTGTCTGTTAAATTTGTTCCCAAATTAATAATATTAATTCGTTTTGATTTCGCTTGTATTGCAATATTAGTAATACCATAAAAATTAGTTGCCTTATCTGCATTAATAATAATTGTAGCTGCATATGCTATTTTATCTTCGTGAAAATTTTCACTACTAAAAGTTAAAGTAGTACCGGGATCTTTAATTGCTTCTAATAGTTGCGGCTCTAATTTACCCTCATTTTTGGAACCAACTTCTAATGTTAATAATGCACTATATAAATCCAATCAATTATTCGCATCTTCAATTTCAATAACTTGTTTACCTAAATCTCCACCTAGTAAAGTAATGTTAGTGCGTTCACTAACACCCCCTCCTCCGCTTTCATCATGTACAGTGTTTGAAAAGTAACGATATAATTGTCAACCACCAATTCCAAAACCAACAATTGACATTACTAAAATAACAACTAAACTTCAAATTTTTCATTGCATTTTGCGGTTAATAGTATGTAAAACTTTACGCATTGACGTCATAGAATTTTGTTCCATTTTTTGAGTTAAAGCAATAGTTTCATCTTCAATTAACGGTGATGTTGCCACTAATTCACTTGGTAAATCAATAGGTTTTTCTTTAGTATCATTATTATCTTTACTTTCATCATTAACTTCTATTTCATTTTTACTTGGTAAATCAAATTCCAATTTACTTGTTGACTCATGAACTGATTCTAATACTTCATTTTCTTTTTGCTGAACCACGGGAACTCTTTCAATCGGTTTATTAACTGGTAACGAACGATGATGAGTTGGGATTTTATCAATTGTTTCTTGCGATAATTGAATTGTTTGGTTAACAACAGGAACTTTTGGATTACCTGATGCATCTAAAAAATTAGTTTTTCAAAAAAAGGTATACTTATTATCCTTACAATTAATTAATGCAATTGGCATTATTCCTGCATCATCTTTAAGAGTAGATATCGGATTAATTTCACAAACAAAAAGAAGTAAATTATTAACATCTTTTGTCCGGTCATTGCGAATTGCTAAAATAATTTTTTTAAAGGTTTTTTTACAAGTATCACACATTTCTTCATATATAGCACGCATATCATTTTGCATTGTTTATACTTCCTTTAGCCCAATCATATTGTATTATGTTATAAATCATCTATTATTATATCACATTTTTAAACATTCTTTATTTGTTATCTTAGAAAAGTCAAATAAGGAGAGTATTTTTTTTTTACTAAGGCCTCATTATTTTAAAGTTCCTAAATAGTTTTGCTATCTTATCAAAATTAATACTATATAAATCAAATGAAATGTCATTTTCTCCTAAGAATAATGGCATTGTATCAACATAATAATTTGAATA belongs to Spiroplasma melliferum and includes:
- a CDS encoding Holliday junction DNA helicase RuvA, which codes for MYASICGTVQDINANLIYLEHNNYGYEINLVTNKLFEFKKAMQIKLYTFLIVEDYFQWYGFLDLATKKIFCDLLAIPTIGVKTAVKLLQQISVEDLLTLVQQNNLHKIEQLRGLKVHSGRILFNALQKIYFTKKYNNLQNKVINCLKTLGYSLTTIYQTINAIKQPPTQLDQYLKIVLTAISKNAVT
- a CDS encoding Holliday junction DNA helicase RuvB; protein product: MQSLNFRPDNFETYIGQESIKINLKIMIAASQKQQLPLKHMLFIGGSGMGKTSLGYLIANLLKQKLHLLHGPNLQKPSDLITCLMQIKTFDLVFIDEIHAISQEVSETLYPVLEDNCLNLILGKDYNTKNVTLSLPPFTFLAATTLLYQIPQPLLNRFTTVFYFEEYSNLEIQQILNNLFLQVGLSLTVNELELLTSYTRNNPRTTLRLFYRIYDYLVISSRSIDLAFLTEILTNLKVFQDGLEWNEVNYLKHIYYLFQQKPVGLGTLGQILNEPLLTITNNLEPFLLKKGYLLKTPRGRMLTSKAIQFLKNLI